From one Colletotrichum destructivum chromosome 3, complete sequence genomic stretch:
- a CDS encoding Putative short-chain dehydrogenase/reductase SDR, NAD(P)-binding domain superfamily yields the protein MRNMKDGGSIVNVGSITSSYASAGVAAYVACKRVGPGMTKIAAFEGVPPGASASIVYVREGRIDTEIISKPFESPAGQFGLSTDTVPCITKRIAEPWEIATLIAAPMPRRLRVLLATSLSLLPRRHGSLTVVESRGTTDHKYHDRRVDSVRRRAAMLV from the exons ATGCGCAATATgaaggacggcggcagcatcgtcAACGTTGGCAGCATCACGAGTAGTTacgcctcggccggggtCGCCGCATATGTCGCCTGTAAGCGCGTGGGGCCGGGCATGACCAAGATTGCCGCTTTCGAGGGTGTGCCCCCAGGCGCATCCGCGTCAATAGTATATGTCCGTGA GGGCCGCATCGACACGGAGATAATATCAAAGCCATTTGAAAGTCCGGCAGGTCAGTTCGGGCTCAGCACCGACACAGTGCCGTGTATAACCAAGCGCATTGCCGAGCCGTGGGAGATTGCCACGTTGATTGCCGCGCCGATGCCGCGTCGATTGCGTGTCCTCTTGGCGACGAGTCTAAGTTTGTTACCAAGGCGGCATGGTTCGTTGACGGTGGTTGAGTCGAGGGGAACTACAGATCATAAGTATCACGACCGAAGGGTGGATTCTGTGCGTAGACGAGCAGCAATGCTTGTTTAG
- a CDS encoding Putative short-chain dehydrogenase/reductase SDR, NAD(P)-binding domain superfamily, whose translation MASQSPFQGKAIAVTGDTGLAPSRYPVVRGATVSIYATSADNLAAAIAGIEEDMPKARGGIMSTVVDIRKLETVKAWIDTTVERFGKLNGAVNVAGHSPPLSFLSHISTTFGIESRFRSHSKGKNLPK comes from the coding sequence ATGGCAAGCCAATCCCCTTTCCAAGGCAAAGCCATCGCCGTTACGGGCGATACCGGTCTTGCCCCGTCACGCTACCCCGTCGTCCGCGGCGCCACGGTCTCCATCTACGCCACCTCGGCCgacaacctcgccgccgcaatCGCTGgcatcgaggaggacatgCCCAAAGCCCGGGGCGGCATCATGAGCACCGTGGTTGACATCAGAAAGCTTGAAACCGTGAAGGCGTGGATCGACACTACCGTCGAGAGGTTCGGCAAGCTCAACGGCGCGGTCAACGTTGCGGGTCACTCCCCTCCTCTGTCTTTTCTGTCCCATATCTCGACAACGTTTGGCATTGAGAGCCGCTTTCGAAGCCATTCGAAGGGGAAAAACCTTCCGAAATGA
- a CDS encoding Putative peptidase S26, lexA/Signal peptidase-like superfamily encodes MAYRQLWARMRGSFLGDTTIRLLSLATWVPIVITFNDHVATITAISGGSMYPYYNEDRNSTVANDMVLTWKWNPMDGLRKGMIVTFRSPFHPETVAIKRIVALEGEYVTPRAPHPPGIVRVPQGHIWVEGDGPQGQTLDSNTYGPISMALVTGRCVWNIWPWRKFGRVRWEEYRFAPRY; translated from the exons ATGGCATACCGACAGCTATGGGCGCGCATGCGAGGCAGCTTCCTTGGTGACACGACAATTCGTCTCCTGAGTCTCGCAACTTGGGTCCCCATCGTGATCACGTTCAACGATCATGTCGCGACCATCACAGCGATTAGCGGCGGCTCCATGTACCCGTACTACAATGAGGACCGCAACAGCACTGTGGCAAACGACATGGTGCTCACTTGGAAGTGGAATCCGATGGATGGACTGCGGAAGGGCATGATAGTCACGTTTAG AAGCCCATTCCACCCGGAGACCGTCGCGATCAAGCGAATTGTTGCACTGGAGGGAGAATATGTCACACCGAGGGCGCCGCATCCGCCTGGAATAGTCCGGGTACCACAAGGGCATATCTGGGTCGAGGGTGACGGCCCGCAGGGCCAGACATTGGACAGCAATACCTACGGACCAATATCTATGGCGCTGGTTACGGGACGGTGTGTTTGGAATATCTGGCCCTGGCGCAAGTTTGGGCGCGTGAGGTGGGAAGAATATAGGTTCGCCCCTAGATACTGA
- a CDS encoding Putative mitochondrial carrier domain superfamily, whose protein sequence is MSVADRIVSYFAPADNSAQTIKEGFSVSSPAAAASSGEDRHEGQTGGLLPDIRINRQSFGQDMISEEDDSFEEEGRPPYLHAMIAGGLGGSTGDMLMHSLDTVKTRQQGDPHIPPKYTSLGSSYHTIWRQEGIRRGLYGGWVPALSGSLPGTMLFFGTYEWSKRFLIEHGLQHHLSYLTAGFLGDLAGSVVYVPSEVLKTRMQLQGRYNNPYFKSGYNYRGTVDAARTIVRHEGLSALFHGYQATLYRDLPFSALQFMFWEQFHAWARTYKQSRDVGVPLELLTGGLAGSLAGVMTCPLDVVKTRLQTQVHPDLLPKESKAAAKTTTHASTSKSQMRNISTSSPSTHTPRPGAVNLQTSSVIQGLKVIYQTEGLSGWFRGVGPRGVWTFIQSGTMLFLYQRILKQLEVWNPPVEAQREHAI, encoded by the exons ATGTCTGTCGCTGACCGCATCGTCAGCTACTTCGCCCCTGCCGACAACAGTGCGCAAACGATCAAGGAGGGTTTCTCGGTctcgagcccggcggcggcggcctcgtccggaGAGGATAGACATGAGGGACAGACGGGAGGACTTTTGCCGGATATCAGAATCAATAGACAGTCGTTCGGACAGGACATGATCTCGGAGGAGGATGACTCAttcgaagaagaaggccgcccgCCTTACCTCCATGCTATGATAGCCGGGGGTCTCGGCGGGTCGACGGGAGACATGCTCATGCACTCTCTGGACACGGTCAAGACGCGCCAACAGGGCGACCCGCACATCCCGCCGAAGTATACGTCCCTCGGCTCGTCCTATCACACGATATGGAGGCAAGAAGGCATCAGACGAGGTCTCTATGGCGGGTGGGTACCGGCACTGAGTGGCTCGCTCCCGGGCACCATGTTATTTTTCGGCACATACGAATGGAGCAAGCGGTTTCTCATTGAACACGGCCTACAGCACCACTTGTCCTATCTAACAGCCG GTTTCCTTGGAGACTTGGCCGGCTCCGTCGTCTACGTCCCGTCCGAAGTGTTGAAGACCCGCATGCAGTTGCAGGGACGTTACAACAACCCCTACTTCAAGTCGGGATACAACTACAGAGGCACGGTCGATGCTGCGCGGACAATTGTCCGCCACGAGGGGCTTTCTGCGCTGTTCCACGGTTACCAAGCGACGCTCTATCGCGACCTCCCGTTTTCGGCGCTCCAGTTCATGTTTTGGGAACAGTTCCACGCCTGGGCCCGTACCTACAAGCAGAGCAGGGATGTCGGTGTACCGCTGGAGCTCTTGACTGGTGGTCTCGCCGGAAGCTTGGCTGGCGTTATGACATGTCCCCTAGACGTCGTCAAGACGCGGCTGCAGACCCAAGTGCACCCTGACCTGTTACCAAAAGAGAGTAAAGCGGCGGCCAAGACTACCACGCATGCTTCGACGTCAAAATCACAGATGCGCAACATATCTACGTCATCTCCGTCAACACATACTCCTCGCCCCGGCGCGGTGAACCTGCAGACCTCGTCCGTCATCCAGGGCCTCAAGGTCATATACCAGACGGAGGGGCTCAGCGGATGGTTCAGGGGCGTGGGCCCTCGTGGCGTATGGACCTTCATTCAGAGCGGCACAATGCTGTTCTTGTACCAACGTATCCTTAAACAGTTAGAGGTTTGGAACCCTCCTGTGGAAGCGCAACGGGAGCATGCCATTTAG
- a CDS encoding Putative B30.2/SPRY domain, concanavalin A-like lectin/glucanase domain superfamily, with translation MASDSGTPPPPWEPTLSGSLPTSTAIPLKRTALEEDFTPSVPSPLNPDVRATPKPQGVDDMPAKRNKKESLKKRESKGAFGGDSNRGTPDPKHREPKQSDYSPMRYKLAPPKPSDFEPARPAVFTYHHDVPALDGGKIQFYETSEHVHNKKSYHYTHCIADPGFPSSLYYRGTEAEPHGPHLSFEDSATHLFFDQTGRHITTNKGFRMTRANVAIREGRFYWEVKITRGIVDKKNGEGQPESHGHVRMGFARREASVDAPVGFDAYSYGFRDVGGEKVYMSRPKPFFPEGEGIREGDVIGLEIQLPSERLQRKVLAGQYNPAVDTGLDDDSTAFDAPNIVRDRIPIRFKQHIYFEKIDYHTTKELEDLMNPSPVSSGPANSVEAPNPNHTVPALRTLPSSYIKVYKNGVLMGTPFTDLLAFLPPASKPQAQIGAREGLDNGMLGYYPAVSVFRGGAAEVNFGPDFWFPPPGIVEDPDNEVSMIDGGQDEPSKSYAFAYPGLDKVRPVSERYTEQIVEDIVYDIIDEVDFWIQDGCKVIDRFGQGEKAGHTGSLAAGGRDEIKELVQDD, from the exons ATGGCGTCCGACTCGGGTactccccctcctccttgggaGCCGACCCTGAGCGGTTCCCTTCCTACCTCAACCGCGATCCCGTTGAAGCgcaccgccctcgaggaggatTTTACTCCCTCTGTACCATCTCCTCTCAATCCAGACGTCCGAGCAACACCGAAACCTCAAGGCGTCGACGATATGCCTGCTAAGCGGAACAAAAAGGAGTCGCTGAAGAAGCGCGAGTCCAAGGGCGCTttcggcggcgacagcaaCCGTGGCACGCCGGACCCGAAGCATCGGGAACCTAAGCAGAGCGACTACAGCCCGATGCGCTACAAGCTTGCTCCTCCAAAGCCTTCCGATTTCGAACCCGCGCGCCCCGCTGTCTTCACTTACCACCATGATGTTCCtgcccttgacggcggcaagatcCAGTTCTACGAGACCTCGGAGCA TGTTCACAATAAGAAGAGCTATCACTACACACACTGCATTGCCGATCCCGGATTCCCCTCATCGCTTTACTACCGCGGCACGGAGGCAGAGCCTCACGGCCCTCACCTAAGCTTCGAAGACAGCGCGACCCACCTGTTCTTCGACCAGACGGGCCGCCACATCACGACCAACAAGGGGTTCCGCATGACGCGTGCAAACGTGGCGATCCGCGAGGGACGTTTCTACTGGGAGGTCAAGATCACGAGAggcatcgtcgacaagaagaatGGAGAAGGACAGCCCGAGTCACACGGCCATGTGCGCATGGGCTTTGCTAGAAGAGAGGCGTCGGTGGATGCCCCTGTCGGTTTCGACGCCTACAGCTACGGCTTCCGCGACGTCGGTGGTGAGAAGGTGTACATGTCGCGCCCGAAGCCCTTTTTCCCGGAAGGAGAAGGTATCCGTGAGGGCGATGTCATCGGTCTGGAGATCCAGCTACCCTCGGAGCGCCTGCAACGGAAGGTCTTGGCTGGCCAGTACAACCCCGCTGTTGACACAGGcttggacgacgacagcacGGCTTTCGATGCGCCCAATATTGTTCGCGACCGTATTCCCATCCGCTTTAAGCAGCATATCTATTTCGAGAAGATCGACTACCACACCACCAAGGAGCTCGAAGACCTGATGAACCCATCGCCCGTTTCCTCTGGTCCCGCGAATTCGGTCGAGGCGCCCAACCCCAATCATACCGTCCCCGCCCTTCGGACTCTCCCCAGCTCCTACATCAAGGTGTACAAGAACGGTGTTCTCATGGGAACCCCCTTCACagacctcctcgccttcctgCCCCCAGCCTCGAAACCGCAGGCGCAGATCGGCGCCCGTGAGggcctcgacaacggcatGCTCGGTTACTATCCTGCCGTGAGCGTTTTCAGAGGCGGCGCCGCAGAGGTCAACTTCGGTCCCGACTTCTGGTTCCCGCCTCCCGGCATTGTTGAGGACCCGGACAACGAGGTCTCCATgatcgacggcggccaggatGAACCCAGTAAGTCGTACGCATTTGCATATCCCGGCCTGGATAAGGTCCGGCCCGTCTCAGAGCGATACACGGAGCAGATTGTGGAAGACATCGTATacgacatcatcgacgaggtcgacTTCTGGATCCAGGACGGCTGTAAGGTCATAGATCGCTTCGGCCAAGGCGAGAAGGCTGGTCACACAGGCAGTCTCGCGGCCGGCGGACGTGACGAGATCAAAGAGTTGGTCCAGGATGATTGA
- a CDS encoding Putative non-structural maintenance of chromosomes element 1, Zinc finger, RING/FYVE/PHD-type codes for MNNLPPHYNDGNRAFLQAFVARGTLTLKEGQTILAEIFTIEAEDREPVSPEQVTQQDFESYLEAAAEAVSFFDYEVRSTIHQVSKKRVYALVNTASDPMTQLATTYNAEQIAFTKRLLDAMFETYNSPRMELMCITEMQAIKLARPPRQQNNNDVDENGAPTQTQSSTDKGLKHSEVEDMLVNLMNQGWLEKSNNGFYSLSPRALLELRAWLIDSYNDPDAAAQEWQRIKFCEACKGIVTVGQRCAERDCNARLHHICQDAYWRTQRSHKCPRCSRGWDGKHYVGEEAETSTEAYQRGRRRSGGRKGSMADEDVQGNGGDEDGEDEV; via the coding sequence ATGAACAACCTCCCACCACATTACAATGATGGCAATCGGGCCTTCCTGCAAGCCTTCGTGGCTCGCGGAACCCTTACGCTCAAAGAGGGACAGACAATTCTCGCCGAAATATTTaccatcgaggccgaagacCGCGAGCCCGTCTCCCCGGAGCAGGTCACCCAACAAGACTTCGAGTCTTACCtggaagccgccgccgaagccgttTCCTTCTTCGATTACGAGGTCCGAAGCACCATTCACCAAGTCTCCAAGAAACGCGTCTACGCCCTTGTGAACACGGCTTCCGACCCGATGACGCAGCTCGCAACTACATATAATGCCGAACAGATCGCCTTCACCAAGAGGTTACTCGATGCCATGTTCGAGACGTACAACTCTCCGCGTATGGAGCTCATGTGCATCACTGAGATGCAGGCCATCAAGCTTGCCCGCCCTCCGCGGCAGCAGAACAATAACGACGTCGATGAGAATGGAGCACCGACTCAGACACAATCTTCGACGGATAAGGGACTCAAGCACAGCGAAGTGGAAGACATGCTTGTGAACCTGATGAACCAGGGCTGGCTGGAAAAGTCCAATAACGGGTTCTACAGCCTCAGCCCCCGAGCACTGCTCGAGCTTAGGGCGTGGCTGATTGACTCATACAACGACCCCGACGCGGCAGCGCAGGAATGGCAGCGCATCAAGTTCTGCGAGGCGTGCAAGGGAATCGTTACCGTCGGGCAAAGATGCGCAGAGAGGGATTGTAACGCGCGCTTGCACCACATATGTCAGGACGCATACTGGCGAACGCAGCGTAGCCACAAATGCCCCAGATGCTCAAGAGGCTGGGACGGTAAGCACTACGTGGGAGAGGAGGCAGAGACCAGTACAGAGGCCTACCAGAGGGGCCGCCGTAGGAGTGGAGGCAGGAAGGGCAGCATGGCAGATGAAGACGTGCAAGGAAATGGCGGGGATGAAGATGGGGAGGATGAAGTATGA
- a CDS encoding Putative cryptic loci regulator 2: MSDLTEYNVVVFTRSDGQDYGPGYWPAPTDAAAKNAKKTTQEKTPRAKPQMVRLTEDDPRFQEWRIKLGILLKQELAPTEGLPWLVNFPRGYWLYEKSKHLWVSGHPDRSRPLYKSPQEFGIHLLWLLSNSNDRNDCRCVHCNTREMPNIDGLSVVDGPRALPTATNAQPPSKIRKITPQIPPGTTASPVPAAAATPPAVKRETPVPAPTTAAKKETPIPVPTIPLRAAPAQTSAQAQPPLQQQQSQYQHQHQALPSQAPPAQTQGQPPNQAPVQPQAQPQVQAQVQHVNQAPPQAQPMYQQPQFLPYPQPYLGIQAPTLFRVGELVWFQIASGWRLGIVAVTPTPTNIKPGVKPELQILPMSHQLFNQSPIQTLEATARPFLAFSVPNVSIPELQNKAYDEVNWEAFLRSLTPEDTHRREVALLDSSKMAAQKVGVSFSVFSRLGENEGGKKVDYHGIFLGAERIELGDVLRVRISPEQNLPPAANNLPDALLALREICTAPIDVPGMAFFKGDIYQPLSGDNAPATDVAMTVPEDKLPRPLREEMVFRKKFAPADRWRCVLLKQNAVLREPDLKGRFYATHRLLPLLDGQAKAASEAQKGIVRDVQQRLNQRIDTFKTAYIGQKRTRAETIGPALPPGSVLQFEASVREEGA; the protein is encoded by the exons ATGTCAGACCTCACCGAGTACAATGTAGTAGTATTCACTCGGAGCGATGGTCAGGATTATGGACCGGGGTACTGGCCAGCCCCTACAGATGCGGCGGCCAAGAACGCGAAGAAGACCACCCAAGAAAAGACACCAAGAGCGAAGCCTCAGATGGTTCGACTGACCGAAGACGACCCAAGGTTTCAGGAGTGGCGTATAAAGCTGGGGATATTGTTGAAGCAAGAACTTGCACCCACAG AGGGTCTTCCTTGGCTCGTCAATTTCCCGCGTGGGTACTGGCTGTATGAGAAGTCGAAGCATCTCTGGGTTTCTGGACACCCGGATAGGTCAAGGCCTCTCTACAAGAGCCCGCAAGAGTTCGGTATCCATCTGCTGTGGCTCCTCTCGAACTCGAATGACCGCAATGACTGCCGCTGCGTCCACTGCAACACTCGAGAAATGCCGAACATCGACGGGCTGAGCGTCGTAGATGGGCCTCGGGCcctgccgacggcgaccaaCGCGCAGCCCCCATCAAAAATCCGTAAGATCACGCCGCAGATACCGCCAGGCACAACCGCGTCCCCTGTtcctgcagcagcggcgacTCCTCCAGCcgtgaagagagagacaccTGTGCCAGCGCCCACAACCGCGGCGAAAAAGGAGACACCGATACCGGTTCCGACGATACCCTTACGTGCTGCCCCAGCTCAAACGTCAGCTCAGGCGCAGCCTCCTCTGCAACAGCAGCAATCCCAATaccagcatcagcaccaAGCGCTACCGAGTCAAGCGCCTCCGGCCCAGACGCAAGGACAGCCTCCAAACCAGGCTCCCGTCCAGCCCCAAGCTCAACCCCAAGTTCAGGCACAAGTGCAACATGTCAACCAGGCTCCGCCCCAAGCTCAACCTATGTATCAACAGCCACAGTTCTTACCCTACCCGCAACCTTATCTGGGAATACAAGCCCCGACTCTGTTCCGTGTCGGAGAGCTGGTCTGGTTCCAAATAGCGTCTGGCTGGCGTCTAGGCATTGTAGCCGTAACTCCCACACCCACCAACATAAAGCCCGGCGTCAAGCCCGAGCTCCAGATTCTCCCAATGTCCCACCAGCTCTTCAACCAGTCGCCGATCCAGACCTTGGAAGCAACAGCACGCCCATTTTTGGCCTTCTCTGTGCCCAACGTCAGCATCCCGGAGCTGCAGAACAAGGCGTACGACGAGGTCAACTGGGAAGCCTTCCTCCGCAGTCTTACCCCCGAGGACACTCATCGTCGCGAGGTGGCGCTGCTCGATTCATCAAAGATGGCGGCCCAAAAGGTCGGCGTGTCGTTCTCCGTCTTCAGTCGTCTCGGCGAGAACGAAGGCGGCAAGAAGGTCGACTACCACGGCATCTTCCTTGGCGCTGAGCGCATCGAGCTCGGTGACGTCCTCCGCGTCCGCATCTCACCGGAACAGAACCTCCCGCCCGCGGCCAACAACCTCCCCGACGCGCTGCTTGCCCTCCGCGAGATCTGCACCGCGCCCATTGACGTGCCCGGCATGGCCTTCTTCAAGGGCGACATCTACCAGCCCCTCTCGGGAGACAACGCCCCGGCCACCGATGTCGCCATGACCGTGCCGGAAGACAAGCTCCCACGACCGCTTCGCGAGGAGATGGTATTCCGCAAGAAGTTTGCCCCCGCGGACCGCTGGCGCTGCGTTCTACTCAAGCAGAACGCCGTCCTCCGCGAGCCGGACCTCAAGGGCCGCTTCTACGCCACGCATaggctgctgccgctgctcgaCGGTCAGGCCAAAGCAGCGTCCGAGGCACAGAAGGGCATAGTGCGCGACGTGCAGCAGCGGCTCAACCAGCGCATCGACACGTTCAAGACGGCCTACATCGGGCAGAAACGCACTCGCGCCGAGACCATCGGCCCCGCGCTTCCTCCGGGAAGCGTCCTCCAATTTGAGGCATCCGtgcgcgaggagggcgcTTAG